Proteins encoded within one genomic window of Aquarana catesbeiana isolate 2022-GZ linkage group LG03, ASM4218655v1, whole genome shotgun sequence:
- the LOC141133921 gene encoding olfactory receptor 5AP2-like, giving the protein MYLATVFGNLGITMLILTNDHLHSPMYFFLFNLAFIDLLYSSGITPKMLADLISAEKSISYLGCACQMYFFIALGSTESFLLAAMAIDRYAAICNPLLYLRIMTKEKCLRLLSGSYFGGFLHSLIHTCCTFRLSFCGSHQIDHFFCDIPPLLKLSCMDTSTNELILSMFTSFAGAASVIVIVISYTSILRAVFRSRSLQGRRKAFSTCGSHFICVILFYSTILFMYLRPSSIYSLQQDKIISVVYTLVIPMLNPLIYSLRNREIKFALKNFNKTFRND; this is encoded by the coding sequence ATGTATTTGGCCACTGTATTTGGAAACCTTGGAATTACAATGCTTATATTAACAAATGACCATCTTCATAGCCCTATGTACTTTTTCCTTTTCAACCTAGCATTTATTGATCTTTTGTATTCCTCAGGTATTACACCTAAAATGCTGGCTGACTTGATTTCAGCAGAAAAGAGTATATCTTACTTGGGATGTGCCTGTCAAATGTACTTCTTTATTGCCCTTGGGAGCACTGAAAGTTTTCTTCTCGCCGCAATGGCAATTGATCGCTATGCAGCAATATGTAACCCACTTCTTTATCTAAGGATTATGACTAAAGAAAAATGTCTTAGGTTATTGAGTGGTTCTTACTTTGGTGGCTTTCTTCATTCTTTAATACATACATGCTGTACATTTCGCCTTTCATTTTGTGGCTCCCATCAAATTGATCATTTCTTTTGTGATATTCCACCTTTGTTAAAGCTTTCCTGTATGGACACTTCAACAAATGAGCTTATTCTGTCAATGTTTACATCTTTTGCAGGAGCTGCCTCTGTTATTGTAATAGTTATCTCTTATACGTCTATTTTACGTGCTGTTTTTAGAAGTCGTTCTTTACAGGGAAGACGCAAAGCATTCTCCACATGTGGCTCTCATTTCATTTGTGTCATTCTTTTCTACAGCACAATCCTCTTTATGTATCTAAGACCAAGCTCAATATATTCTTTACAGCAAGACAAGATTATCTCAGTAGTGTATACATTGGTTATCCCAATGCTGAACCCTCTTATTTACAGTTTGCGAAATCGAGAAATAAAGTTTGCTCTGAAGAATTTTAATAAAACTTTTAGAAATGATTAA